From Schistocerca americana isolate TAMUIC-IGC-003095 chromosome 11, iqSchAmer2.1, whole genome shotgun sequence, the proteins below share one genomic window:
- the LOC124553297 gene encoding speckle-type POZ protein-like: MEAVKDITETAAVDLGDLLDAGDGAVVILEAGDTRLLAHRAVLADRSPVFAAMFAHDTLEASSGAVSIPDVGGPVLRQLVSYLYTLRAPQLPGTAPQLLAAADKYGVSRLKAECERQVAAQLTVETAAAAAVLAVRHSCSDLKHAALAFIKTCPFEVMATQGWADAMLHQPKDLIEVSRLLYDPPPKSR, encoded by the coding sequence ATGGAAGCAGTTAAGGACATCACGGAGACGGCGGCCGTGGACCTGGGGGACCTGCTGGACGCCGGGGACGGCGCCGTGGTGATACTCGAGGCAGGTGACACGCGGCTGTTGGCGCACAGGGCCGTCCTGGCGGACAGGAGCCCTGTGTTCGCCGCCATGTTCGCCCACGACACCCTCGAGGCCAGCAGCGGCGCGGTGAGCATCCCGGACGTGGGGGGCCCGGTGCTGAGGCAGCTGGTCTCCTACCTGTACACCCTGCGGGCCCCCCAGCTGCCTGGCACGGCCCCCCAGCTGCTGGCCGCAGCGGATAAGTACGGGGTGTCGCGGCTGAAGGCGGAGTGCGAGCGGCAGGTGGCCGCTCAGCTGACTGTCGAGACGGCGGCAGCCGCAGCCGTCCTCGCAGTCCGCCACTCCTGCAGTGACCTCAAGCACGCTGCACTGGCGTTCATTAAGACCTGTCCGTTCGAGGTGATGGCCACTCAGGGGTGGGCAGATGCCATGCTTCATCAACCAAAAGACTTGATCGAAGTGAGCCGGTTGCTGTATGATCCACCACCAAAAAGCAGGTAA